The following nucleotide sequence is from Candidatus Hydrogenedentota bacterium.
GTGATATTCAATCACGTTCCAGGTGGCTCCAATGTGCTCTACATGGACGGACACGTCCGGTTCTTGAAGCTCAAGGAAGAGTATCCATGTGCCGACGATCCGGAAGGAACATACGGAGAGGACTTCTCTGGATTCTGTGCAGCGGGCGCCGGATACGGATAAATTTCGCGCCTGCCATTGATCATCTAGTGGCCCCCGCGCGCTTGCGACTTGCTGGAGCGTGGGGGCATCGGACTAATCCTGGAACGAGCAGCCGGGACTGGGTCAATCGAGACACGCAGCGTCAATTGGTCTGAGTGAGAATTTCACGGACACTCTCCAAGACAGGGAATGCCTCGTTCTCCTTGACAAAACCAACGTGTCCATCCATATACAGAACATTTGCCCCGGTAAATTCCCTCTGTCTGGACTTATAGTCGACGGATTCTACGAGGACGGGTATAGACGATTGCGCATTAGCCGAAGCTGCGGGGTTGTTTATATCGCTAATGAAGAAGCGTTCAACCCCTTCCCGTAAACGGTACACCGGTTTGCCGGAGGCATCCACCTCGCTCTTCATGTCAAGGCTTGCCATGCGCCGCCGGTCCTCGGCAATGGCGCGAACCTCTTCGACGGAATCGGCCGCATAACCCGTATACGTGTAGCTGCGTGCGGCTATTCGCGTCATCGCTTCCCAATCGATCGGCTGCGTACTGGCCAGACGCTTGAGTTCATCCACAAGTTTTCCTGCATCTGGAAGCGACGGATTGACCAGAATGGATAGGTCGCTGAGGTACTTGGGGTAGACGGAAGCGATATCAAACATCCATACACCTTCATAGGGGGACAAGGGCGGATACACTTCTCCTTTCGATTCGTTGGCATACATCTTGAACACCATGCCCAACTGCTTCAGGTTATTCGTGCTGCTTGCTCTTCTGGCGGCTTCACGTGAACGGCTCACCATCGGAAGCACTGCGGCCGTAATGATTAGAATCGTGGCCGCAAGGGCCGCCAATCGGATTGCATACCGCTGGAATGACGACGGTCTCTGGTCGGGCACTGCTACCTTGTGGAGACGATCCAAGATGGCGGCGGAAAGATCGCGCGAGGGAGCCTCGGGTTCAAGCACGTCGAGGAGAGCGAGGGCGTGTTGCTCGCGGACAAGCGCCTCCTGCCATTCGGAAGACTCCGCCAGGTTTCGGCGGAC
It contains:
- a CDS encoding DUF1559 domain-containing protein, yielding VRRNLAESSEWQEALVREQHALALLDVLEPEAPSRDLSAAILDRLHKVAVPDQRPSSFQRYAIRLAALAATILIITAAVLPMVSRSREAARRASSTNNLKQLGMVFKMYANESKGEVYPPLSPYEGVWMFDIASVYPKYLSDLSILVNPSLPDAGKLVDELKRLASTQPIDWEAMTRIAARSYTYTGYAADSVEEVRAIAEDRRRMASLDMKSEVDASGKPVYRLREGVERFFISDINNPAASANAQSSIPVLVESVDYKSRQREFTGANVLYMDGHVGFVKENEAFPVLESVREILTQTN